The stretch of DNA atttttgttcgtaatataaattttatcaaatcagttaacgaaattgataatacacatattacatccataataagaggagattaacaaaattatgataattatttcaattcacgtattattatgctaattcacatattattacgtccatacaattatgtaaattatttcaattcacagattattacacatataaaattatgctaatggttactttggaataaaatcttaataattatggtcattgacaaattagttcaaacatgatacttttattaaacggttttttatacttgccgtaattttatctaatcaattaaagaaattaatggtacacatattacggacataattaaagaaaattaaacatacacatatatattacggataaaattaaagaaaattaaacatacacatattacgttcataattaaatgaaattaaaagatacattattttttaattataatatatactccttaattaccatacttattcataatacatggacgtcataattagcataatattaatctatactatatataaaaacataagaatagtaaaggcatattttaaattttaaacaatagtaaaggtaaattaaaaatagaatgaaaatatttcaataataatattctacatcattaattaaaaatagaacagaaattaggtaaaaataccagtggatctattaatctaattgactaattaactgaaaataaaaaaaatcgactaaaaatgaatctgatgttactaattgattgaatatataaaaggaaatgaatattaataattgactgtaaataaaaaaaaatatccataattaactaaaatgaaaaaggaaatggtcataacattgcaatttaattaaaaaaggaaaacattctacatcataaataataaaggcatattataaacaatattaaagataaattaaaaaaggaacgaaaattaaaaatgaaacggaaatatttcaataataatattctacatcatcaattaaaaatggaacgaaaattaggtaaatattactacgtaattcttttcatttttcctagataaggttgcctgatattaatttacacataacaatcggcactaataattaaaaaaaaaaaaagaactgccggagacgtctttttttttttaatttattattattattattattattattatttaattattttaattaaaattatttaaaaggtttattttaaaattagtaaccaccatgtcatcacaattgtaggtaaacaggtcaatttggactttttttttttgaaaacatgtcaatttatacttaattacatgagtttatatagttcaggaatccaattgcattctttttgagttcgatgacctaattgcagttttgtgtgtagttcagtggtttatttgaccattattccgagaaaaatgatattactaattgatttaaaatataaaaagatcgtaatctatattctatactatatataaaagtaaaatcctcctatttcattctccgcctaaacttttgtagtcaattaatgaaatattttattggtcaaataattaataaagcttatttgttaagaaaatgtaaaatagaaattaactaatatctataaattgataatatgtatactcacgtatcaacactattaataaaagtaaaatcatttatcgggaaaagaaaaggatattactaattgactgaaaattatttaaaaactttaatagttaattatactttccttttgaaaactctaagttatttaaactttaaaaaaattaattgaacatgggttgttagatttttataataatcaaaattaattcattcaaatatggaggaagataaaactaaatgcaatatggggaaaatgaatatatacttaaagtataaaagtattacacatatattagtgtaattgactaataataattgcctaataattattatgataattaagttaagcattggtcgttgaatttatttttataataattacaattaatttatttctcattttctcatatttattttagtaataatataattatataagtcatattacttatagatcttttaaagataattttagacaaacaagtcatatattattcaattaattgagtaatatttttgtactaatcttataatcaaataaatgtacacgttcaatattagaattttttataatttcatctttatttttattatctcaatatataataaaaaaaatttatccactcccgggtaattggacaattatttgttctaattcaaaggaaaacatcagaaaacataatcgattcaatcaatttcatcagttgcgctatataatattcgatgttataatatatataattgtatattgatccaaatattctttaaatactagttattataaaaataaattcaatgaccaatgtttaacttaattactataataattattaggcaattattattagtcaattacaatAGTAAAgtaaattggaaaagaaaattgatattattaatacattgaaaatataaaaggatcctaatagaaaaggaaacaaaatccCCATTATGAAATTCTCGCTCAAACAATAGGAAAGAGCATTGCAAAAGCAAATTGATATAATTACTGGACTGAAAATATAAAAGGGCcctaatttttataattcatcGACTTACATGacatgaattaaaaaataaaaaataaaacttatgtGCAAAGTGATTCATTGCAGTGGATggtaaaattcataatttttcatTTGGCATAGCAAATCAAATAACACACAACTTTATTATAACATTaagatatataaattataaatctgGCCTTCAAATTATAAAGATAAACTAAGTAATCATGGAGCCGCCGAGCTTAACTCCATCCCTGTaacaaataaaaccaaaattcTTCATTCTAAAAAAGTTGCAATCTCATCCCCCACATGCATAATACTTCTTGTATCGATGAAAAAACTTGAATATTCACAAATTCCATGTATCTCAAACCTTCTCCAAACCTCTCTTCTAAatgaataaactaaaactaaaggAGACATTATCTTCCTATTTTGAATCAAGAACACAATCTCCCCCATACTATTCGCAGTAAATTTCATGGAAGTATAGGTAGCTTCTCCAATCACCTCCCTCTCCTCCAAGGGCAGAACCACTGTCTGCTTCTCCAACTCCATTGACCTCTCCAATCTCCATATATCTATACTGTTGGCCTTTTGTGGGCTAAGAATGTTAATGAAAGCTAAGCGACCATTCAACTTCATCCATGCCTGCCACCCGTGATAATGCTTGGGGGAGTAATACTCAAATGGGAATGGTATGGACTTGATAAAACGCTCCGTCGCAACATCTATTCCAACTATCTTTGGTTTAGAACTTGAGGAATGAAATAGATTGCTAAACCACCAAGGGAGTCGATTCAAATATATTGTCATTGGTTCACGAATCAAATACATAATCCCATTAATGTGGACAGCAGCCGTGGTGGTGTATCCCGCGAGAGTGGAGTTTATCTCCCTCCATGACTTATCCACTCCCACAGTTAAAACCCACCACCCATTCAACAACCGCCCGCAATCATAATCATAGTGCACCGCCCACTTGAAAACCTTGTACTTTCCCGAAACCCAGTCAAACCCCAAGGACGCATTAGAGCAGAGACAGGCCGGCCAACCAATGCTTGGCAGACAAATACGCCGTCCGGTACTAAGGTCGAAGACGACGTCGTTTCCCGATCCCGATTCAGGCCTGATTAGACACATCTTGCCATCTGCGGAACATAGAGAACCTCGTACATCCAAACTCTGGGCAGTGTCGGCTTGGAGGTTTCCATGGCTGTCTTCACGGTAACTCACggaatataaatttagtttacAGGGTGGTTCGGATGGAAGAGAGACGAGGATTTTGAATGCGAAGCTTGGCTCAGGTATGAAGGAATAGAAGAATTTAGAGGAGCATCTAAATCGCACTGCGGATTTGGCAGAAAGACCGGTGAGAATTTGGAGAAGAATCTCTTGTGGAAGAGAGGTTAtggaagtagaagaagaagaagaagtcatCTGTGTTTCTTATGCAAATTGAATCAAGATTGGAGATTTCAGAATTTTGGGTGGATGATTTTGATGTTTATATAGACTTAGGGAAGTTAATATCAAGTAAAACACACAAAGTCAGGTCATTGTCCTAAATCCTAATCCTATTAGAAAGCTATGTTTTTAGGTTTCTATATCCCACAAAAAGACAAAATCATTCAATGTAACTCTCATAATAAGAGTGGTGAGAATTATCTCATGGGGGAGAGAAGCTATATGCAAGTAGCAGGTCCATCTTCTTGAATAGTTCTTGATCTTCTGCAAATTCGATCAAGAATGCAAATTAGGGTTTTGTAAGTTAAAAGCGAACGATCGACAAGGATTTGGGTTGCTGATTCACCGGAAAAAGCCCGCATGCAGTACGTACCGAGCCGGCGATTGTCGGTTGCTTCCGATCGGACTTGGATCTCAAACCCTAACACCGCAGTATATAGATATCAATTTTATGATGTCTatttacacttataataagagccaataatgttagactcTTAACtgtaactaaaaaaatgttgggtGTAATAGTATGCTAGTattttgtgttcttcttattgtgcaacctccaattaaattcctaatatatcctaatcctttataattttaccaaattcttttcgttaaatataacggaagtttaacattaaattcttttaggcaatttgtttctttattgcagttttcaaacaaattggcaatattctataatacaattctgtatagattcctaacttaaaattagaatattgaactCTTAATAGgattatataatacaattttgtatagattcctaactaaatcattatGGTCTATGGACTGAAGTTCTACCGTCCTAACTAATACAATcccatgacacaaggatattaatgatgacaaatgcagtaaagttaattgatattgacacacaaactatGGGCTGAAGTTCtacatttcatttcattaagaaaaacgaaccaaaaaacgctattggaacgcctgagaaatagtatatatatgctcatcatacttgaggatgaaacagtaagtaaatagtaaaaaatttctcccattattattattattattatgaagatgctctcaatcctctcattcaccaccaacatattgtaaatgttatatctaaatgcaaggaactcggattcaatcaatagtgtttgataatgacattgaaatgtatgatatcactttacaaaccaacaaatggtacatcatctcaaatgtcattgtcaaacctgtccggacgaactataaagtacttgatcacagacacaattacacatggattttaaatggtcgaaTCCGTGTCGAAACAAGTGGCAATGATGCCACGCCATTTGctccatgtaagtggtttatttgtttctacttactttagttgcaatttagttatttacaatttcgttatgttttattaaaatatataagcatcgagactatttctttgatttttattaatttagcattttttttatctctcattattatatgaatactttaaccaattaaagaacactaatttaaaaatacacattgggCATTGATTTAATCGCGCAAAGCGCGTGCGATAACTAGTTTATATATATGAGACATCACTTGGTTTGCCTATAAAAACAAACACAGAAAGTGTATTCTTACTACCGTCTTTGAGCCACTTTTTCAGCACAAATTTCATCACCCACTCTCAAATTAGACTAATTCTACACCTACTCTCAATTCACTCTCATCTTTTCCTCCCTATTATTTCACATgttttaattgttcaatttaataGGGGATCATGATGTTTAGGAGTACATAAGTATTTTTCCTCAAATTATGTTTTAAAGGCGTTGCAGGCGtatgaatctatatatatatatatatatatatatattaatattaatattaatattaataatagaagtgcctagcAAAAGTTTCCCCCAAAActggagggcattttagtaacaacataatggatattatttatttatttatttattattttattaattttattaattatccatatttattaataatgtaatgacattatcatatttattaataatattaactaGTGATTcgtgatatataatttgtgatatatctaatatggtaatattgttaatatatatttatttattttatttaaaatgtagTTTGATATATCTAACCTCAAACTACattttaaattgtaatattattttttaaagataatctCACGTTATACTTTGTAATAGCAATTTTTGGAATGGTTACAACTTACAATCcacaaaaactaattaatgccatttaaattaaaatataacgtTTTGATTGAATTAACAAATTTGTCCATAAtgtttgatagcctaattggggcgcaaattatatcgtgtaACGCGcttcaaaacaacgtcgttttgattagtGAAAACAGATGGATGATTCCGTgtcattcactttcagttcatatacactgcagttacatttcaacacaattgcagttacatttcaacataactcACAGTtagatttcaatataactacagttttattcgataatataaaaacacaaatgtgaaactgttattcagtatcagttcatatacactgcagttacatttcaacacagtTACAGTTccatttcgatataattacagttttattcggtaatataaaaacacaaatgtgaaactgttattcagtatcagttcatatacagtacagttatatttcaacacaactatagttacatttcgatataactacagttttattcgataatataaaaacaaatgtaagacaatatcttttgagatgaactatagTATTATTTACGAAGTTCCGTCTCCCACTTatcaaaactacgtcgttttgtgaccatggtccacagtataacgacggTAATTGGGGAGGTGATTGCCAGCTAACCTCGGTTTTCACCGACCTAGTAAGAGCGTGCATACACGCATCAATCGGGCAGGTAGCGTGCACCCCACGTgctcatcatcattcttttttctttctttctttctttctttctttctttctttccacCTAGTAAGAATGTGGAGTGGAATTCtcccatattatcaaatatTCTAGGTCCTACCATGACAATTGACATCTAATAATCTTTTTGTTGTATTGAAAATTATGTAAATACAGCTAAGATCACATcgttacaattttaaaaacttctGTCCGTTAAGGTTTCAAAATGCTACGTTATCAAAATCTCAAGGTCTGAGCATAACATTTAACAATCCTTTGGGTATTGAAATTTTTGTAGAGCCAGCTAAACACATACCATTATAGTTTTCGTGTTATGTGATTATTGTTCTAGTGAGGCTATACGAAATTGTACGTTACAATAAAACTTTTGTCCATTGAGATTTGAAAGACTAAGTTATCAAATTCTCATGATCCCACTATGACACTGTTACAATTTTCTAGTCTTGTGATTATTGTTCTAATCTGGCCTATAAAAATTGTGTGATACAATACAGCTTTGTTAATATGTTTGAATCCGATTGACTTTAGTGCATCAATTTTTTTGATGATGGTTTTGTCAAATCTTGCCTGTGTAAGTCTGTTTCTTATACTGTTATTTTCAAAATCTCAGAACCAAAAAGTATTAAGTATGTATGTACTGATTTTGCATCAATGTTGTGTAGGTGACCATTACTCCTGAAGTCATATCAAAGAAAATTTGCAGGGTTATTATGGACAAGTTAGCTTCAGATTACATGCAAACTCACTTGGGCAACCGGATGCTTGCCTATGATGGAGTCAAGAGTGTTTACAGTGCAGGGGAATTGCCCTTTCAGTCTAAGGATTTTGTTGTAAAGTTAGCTGATGATAGTGGAAGTTCAAggtaaattccatttttgttaGTGTTTTCTTGCAATCCCTTACTTAGAGTTCACTGATTTCACTCCATGTTATGCTGCTGCTTGTGGGATTGTAGGCGAGAAAGAGAATTTAAGGTATCAAATTTGCTACCAAACATAGTCTGTATCATCTACAGCAATCTTTGCAACGCAGGAAACCATATAAGTTCTTGAAGTGATTGCTAACTTATGATGGTGATATCGTCCACCAGCCTAGCAATGAACGTGCAGCGCACGCGCAAGTTGTGTGCACCACACACACTTATCATTAAGCCAAAAGGGGAGTATGTAATGTATCATGAAGTATTgaaatcttttttaatttgtaccaaaatgaaacaattaaaaaataattttagtaaataacaaatgtcacttttagtccttgttataatcaaagaataaatttagtccatcaattaTTTGGATACAAATTAGTCTATCAGTTAAAGTGATTAATTTATTTCGTCTACAAAATgagattttaattttcatagCCCTAAAGCTAGGTTGTAACCATTTCGGAAATTATGATTTTAGAGAAACGGAAAATGAAGATAATTACGTGAAGTGGTCCCACTACAATGGCAATCGATTTATGTAATTCACAATATCCAAAGGATTGTTAGTTGTCTTGGTGGGTTCTTGAAAATTTGATAATGTAACATTTGGAACCTCAATGAACAAAAAGTTCTATTGTAACATGTAAATTTAAACCGCTAaagaaggtgtttggtaaacaaCGATGTGGCTCAAAACTGCTGTTGTTTGAAACCAAATTATGGCTCCAAGCCATTGATTTTAGAAACGCTACAATATGCAACGTTTCTGTTTAGTATTTTAGTGATCTGCCCAAAACGCCCTTAatctattaatttaaaaaaaaaaaaaaactctttgcTTAAACAacgaaatttttttccaaaaaaaaaaaaattggttgttTTAATAGAATCCTGAGGCTTCTCTTCTCCATCCCAAACGATGTGGGAATCGAATGGGCAGGGATGAATAAGGGGGTGTTGAGCtcccctttaaaaaaaatccaaaaaaaaaaaaactactactAGGCCATTATCTAAAGGATTTTTAGCTATCAAGGTGGGACCTTAAGTATTTGATAATGTAGCATTAGaacctcaacaaaaaaaaaaaaaaatcctattgTAACACATTTTTATGGGCCCCACTAGAATGACAATTACAGATTACaggattcaaaaattgtaacaGTTTGTGATTAATTAGATTTAAGTAATTTTCAATATAACAAAATGATTATTACCTATCAATTGTGGTGTTCAATTGTGGTGGTGGGACCATGAGAATTTGATAACGTAAGCTTTGAAATGTCGACGgacaaaatttttattgtaaCATACAATTTTTGTTTGGGCCCCACAAGAAcgacaattaaattaaataactcaAAAATGATAATAGTAGGTGCTTAGCTGGATTTAAGTAATTTTCAATATACCTATCAAAGTATCAAAGGGAAAAAGATATACAAGAAAATTGAATGGAAGACAAGTAACTCAATAGTTCAGTCAAACATGCAAATATCTATAAGAAAAACTTAAGGTCATTAGAACAAAAATATCacgttttaattatttaattgaatttattttttcattttgtttgatAGCATAAGACTTTTCAAGATTTGAGAGAAGAGAAAGATAAAGTGATTCCTAACTCATGATAACGATATCGTCCACTAGCCTAGCAAGAGCGTGCAGCTCACGCGCGAGTTGTGTGCACCACACACACTTACCATTAAGTCATATAAGGGGAGTATGTAATGTGTCATGAAGTATTgaaatcttttttaatttgtaccAAAATGAAACACATGTTATGCTGCTGCTTGTGTGATTGTAGGCGAGAAAGAGAATTTAAAGTATCAATCAAACATAGTCTGTATCATCTACAGCAATTTTTGCAACGCAGGCAGCTTGATGCCCCACAGGAAACCATACAAGTTCTTGATGTGGTTTTGAGGACAAATCCATCATCCCTGTAACACATCTTACTCTATTTTTTTATATGCTTTTGACTTTTGAGATTCAGTTTTACTTATAatctattttataattaaagctTATGTGTACTAGTAGAGTATAATAGGTGAAATACActtttatttccattatagATATCAAGTTGTGGGCAGATCATTTTTCTCAAGATCTGAGAGAAGATAGAGACGAAGTGATTGCTAATTTATGATGGCGATATCGTCCACTAGCCTAGCAATGAACGTGCAGCGCACGCGCGAGTTGTGTGCACCACACGTACTCATCAATTTATCATTAAGCCATAAGGGAAGGATTAATGCATCATGAAGTGTTgaaatctttttaaatttgtaccaaaatgaaacaattaaa from Ipomoea triloba cultivar NCNSP0323 chromosome 7, ASM357664v1 encodes:
- the LOC116024220 gene encoding putative F-box protein At5g62660 produces the protein MTSSSSSTSITSLPQEILLQILTGLSAKSAVRFRCSSKFFYSFIPEPSFAFKILVSLPSEPPCKLNLYSVSYREDSHGNLQADTAQSLDVRGSLCSADGKMCLIRPESGSGNDVVFDLSTGRRICLPSIGWPACLCSNASLGFDWVSGKYKVFKWAVHYDYDCGRLLNGWWVLTVGVDKSWREINSTLAGYTTTAAVHINGIMYLIREPMTIYLNRLPWWFSNLFHSSSSKPKIVGIDVATERFIKSIPFPFEYYSPKHYHGWQAWMKLNGRLAFINILSPQKANSIDIWRLERSMELEKQTVVLPLEEREVIGEATYTSMKFTANSMGEIVFLIQNRKIMSPLVLVYSFRREVWRRDGVKLGGSMIT